The Deinococcus yavapaiensis KR-236 DNA window GTGCGGGGGTTTTTTGCGGGAGTAGCTCAGTTGGTAGAGCACCACCTTGCCAAGGTGGTTGTCGCGAGTTCGAATCTCGTCTCCCGCTCCAACCTCAGCTCACGCTCGAACGAGCGTGAGCTTTTCATTTTATGGACGGTACAGTATGTCGGTGTTCGATTTCTCGGTGATTGCAACTTCAGGACGAGCCCGAAACGCGTTGTTCACGACGCCGCGAGGAACTGTCCGCACGCCGATGTTCATGCCAGTCGGGACGCAGGGCACCGTAAAGGGAATCAGTCCTGAAGAACTGCGTGATATCGGCTCCCAGTTTATTCTTGCCAACACTTACCACTTGCTTCTGCGTCCGGGCCCGGAGATGGTCGCGCGGCACGGCGGCTTACCTGGTTTTACAGGTTATCCCGGTCCGTTCTTGACGGATTCGGGAGGCTTTCAGGTGATGAGCTTGGGGCATATGCGCCAGATCACCGAGCAAGGGGCCGTTTTCAAGAGCCACATTGACGGCAACGTCGTGGAGCTTCCACCCGAGCGGTCGATCGAGGTGCAGGAGGCGTTGGGAGCGGACGTTATCATGGCGTTCGACGAGTGTCCGCCCTATCCAGCTACAGAGGAGTACGTGTCCGCCAGCTTGGAGCGAACTGCTCGCTGGCTTGAGCGGAGCTTACGTGCCAAAACCAAGTCGGAGCAGGCCCTGTTCGCTATCGTGCAAGGCGGCGTGTTCCCCCACTTGAGAGAGCGTAGCTTGGCGTTGACGCTCCCTTTCGACACCCCAGGCTTCGCGATCGGTGGATTGGCGGTCGGGGAGGCAAAGGAAGACATGTACCCGGTCGTCTCACAAGTAACGAACGCGCTCCCAAGTGGAAAGCCACGGTACTTGATGGGAGTCGGGCATCCTGAGGACCTCGTGGCCAGCATCGCATTAGGCGTTGATATGTTCGATTGCGTGTATCCCACTCGAACCGGCCGCTTCGGCTACGCACTCACGGATGACGGGCGCTTGAACTTGAACTCGAGTAAGCCGCGAGGAGAGTTGATTCCTCTCGACGCCGATTGTGATTGTTACGCATGTCGGCACTTCACGCGTGCTTACATTGGCCATTTGCTTAAGGCTGAGGAGATGC harbors:
- the tgt gene encoding tRNA guanosine(34) transglycosylase Tgt, translated to MFDFSVIATSGRARNALFTTPRGTVRTPMFMPVGTQGTVKGISPEELRDIGSQFILANTYHLLLRPGPEMVARHGGLPGFTGYPGPFLTDSGGFQVMSLGHMRQITEQGAVFKSHIDGNVVELPPERSIEVQEALGADVIMAFDECPPYPATEEYVSASLERTARWLERSLRAKTKSEQALFAIVQGGVFPHLRERSLALTLPFDTPGFAIGGLAVGEAKEDMYPVVSQVTNALPSGKPRYLMGVGHPEDLVASIALGVDMFDCVYPTRTGRFGYALTDDGRLNLNSSKPRGELIPLDADCDCYACRHFTRAYIGHLLKAEEMLGPRMLSLHNLRYLHRLVERARSAIERGGYTEWAFAWGERYFKGRIPSWFAAALDSSC